In Micropterus dolomieu isolate WLL.071019.BEF.003 ecotype Adirondacks linkage group LG17, ASM2129224v1, whole genome shotgun sequence, one genomic interval encodes:
- the fam168a gene encoding protein FAM168A isoform X2 — protein MASGHPTDKFSFMYQPDTHKSKNRLASAMNPVYSPVQPGTPYGNPKNMAFTGYPGGYPAAAPTYTPNLYQTGSPGYPPGYTSAGTPYKVPPTQSNGAPPPYTPTPTPYPTAMYPIRSAYPQQNLYAQGAYYTQPVYAAQPHVIHHTTVVQPNSIPSTALYPAPVPVPAPRNNGMAAMGMVAGTTMAMSAGTLLTTPQHAQIGGHPVTVPTYRPQGTPGYSYVPPHW, from the exons ATGGCGAGCGGGCATCCCACAGACAAATTCAGTTTCATGTATCAACCAGACACGCACAAGAG TAAGAACAGGTTAGCTTCAGCTATGAATCCAGTCTACAGCCCCGTTCAGCCTGGCACCCCATATGGAAACCCTAAGAACATGGCCTTTACAG GCTATCCAGGAGGGTATCCTGCCGCAGCTCCCACCTATACACCCAACCTTTATCAAACAGGCAGTCCTGGGTATCCACCAG GATATACTTCAGCAGGCACCCCATACAAAGTTCCCCCCACTCAGTCAAATGGCGCTCCCCCTCCCTACACCCCGACCCCCACCCCATACCCAACAGCTATGTACCCCATCCGCAGTGCCTACCCTCAGCAGAACCTGTACGCACAG GGAGCATACTATACCCAGCCAGTGTATGCGGCTCAGCCACATGTGATCCATCACACCACCGTGGTGCAGCCTAACAGCATCCCCTCCACAGCCCTCTACCCTGCCCCCGTCCCTGTACCTGCTCCGCGCAACAATGGCATGGCTGCCATGGGGATGGTAGCTGGGACAACCATGGCCATGAGCGCAG GGACCTTGCTGACAACGCCCCAGCACGCCCAGATTGGAGGACACCCAGTTACTGTGCCAACCTACAGGCCCCAAGGGACACCTGGGTACAGCTACGTACCGCCTCACTGGTAG
- the fam168a gene encoding protein FAM168A isoform X1, translating into MASGHPTDKFSFMYQPDTHKSKNRLASAMNPVYSPVQPGTPYGNPKNMAFTGFVCFPEELLVKGYPGGYPAAAPTYTPNLYQTGSPGYPPGYTSAGTPYKVPPTQSNGAPPPYTPTPTPYPTAMYPIRSAYPQQNLYAQGAYYTQPVYAAQPHVIHHTTVVQPNSIPSTALYPAPVPVPAPRNNGMAAMGMVAGTTMAMSAGTLLTTPQHAQIGGHPVTVPTYRPQGTPGYSYVPPHW; encoded by the exons ATGGCGAGCGGGCATCCCACAGACAAATTCAGTTTCATGTATCAACCAGACACGCACAAGAG TAAGAACAGGTTAGCTTCAGCTATGAATCCAGTCTACAGCCCCGTTCAGCCTGGCACCCCATATGGAAACCCTAAGAACATGGCCTTTACAG ggtttgtttgttttccagaaGAACTGCTGGTCAAAG GCTATCCAGGAGGGTATCCTGCCGCAGCTCCCACCTATACACCCAACCTTTATCAAACAGGCAGTCCTGGGTATCCACCAG GATATACTTCAGCAGGCACCCCATACAAAGTTCCCCCCACTCAGTCAAATGGCGCTCCCCCTCCCTACACCCCGACCCCCACCCCATACCCAACAGCTATGTACCCCATCCGCAGTGCCTACCCTCAGCAGAACCTGTACGCACAG GGAGCATACTATACCCAGCCAGTGTATGCGGCTCAGCCACATGTGATCCATCACACCACCGTGGTGCAGCCTAACAGCATCCCCTCCACAGCCCTCTACCCTGCCCCCGTCCCTGTACCTGCTCCGCGCAACAATGGCATGGCTGCCATGGGGATGGTAGCTGGGACAACCATGGCCATGAGCGCAG GGACCTTGCTGACAACGCCCCAGCACGCCCAGATTGGAGGACACCCAGTTACTGTGCCAACCTACAGGCCCCAAGGGACACCTGGGTACAGCTACGTACCGCCTCACTGGTAG
- the fam168a gene encoding protein FAM168A isoform X3, whose protein sequence is MNPVYSPVQPGTPYGNPKNMAFTGFVCFPEELLVKGYPGGYPAAAPTYTPNLYQTGSPGYPPGYTSAGTPYKVPPTQSNGAPPPYTPTPTPYPTAMYPIRSAYPQQNLYAQGAYYTQPVYAAQPHVIHHTTVVQPNSIPSTALYPAPVPVPAPRNNGMAAMGMVAGTTMAMSAGTLLTTPQHAQIGGHPVTVPTYRPQGTPGYSYVPPHW, encoded by the exons ATGAATCCAGTCTACAGCCCCGTTCAGCCTGGCACCCCATATGGAAACCCTAAGAACATGGCCTTTACAG ggtttgtttgttttccagaaGAACTGCTGGTCAAAG GCTATCCAGGAGGGTATCCTGCCGCAGCTCCCACCTATACACCCAACCTTTATCAAACAGGCAGTCCTGGGTATCCACCAG GATATACTTCAGCAGGCACCCCATACAAAGTTCCCCCCACTCAGTCAAATGGCGCTCCCCCTCCCTACACCCCGACCCCCACCCCATACCCAACAGCTATGTACCCCATCCGCAGTGCCTACCCTCAGCAGAACCTGTACGCACAG GGAGCATACTATACCCAGCCAGTGTATGCGGCTCAGCCACATGTGATCCATCACACCACCGTGGTGCAGCCTAACAGCATCCCCTCCACAGCCCTCTACCCTGCCCCCGTCCCTGTACCTGCTCCGCGCAACAATGGCATGGCTGCCATGGGGATGGTAGCTGGGACAACCATGGCCATGAGCGCAG GGACCTTGCTGACAACGCCCCAGCACGCCCAGATTGGAGGACACCCAGTTACTGTGCCAACCTACAGGCCCCAAGGGACACCTGGGTACAGCTACGTACCGCCTCACTGGTAG
- the fam168a gene encoding protein FAM168A isoform X4 → MNPVYSPVQPGTPYGNPKNMAFTGYPGGYPAAAPTYTPNLYQTGSPGYPPGYTSAGTPYKVPPTQSNGAPPPYTPTPTPYPTAMYPIRSAYPQQNLYAQGAYYTQPVYAAQPHVIHHTTVVQPNSIPSTALYPAPVPVPAPRNNGMAAMGMVAGTTMAMSAGTLLTTPQHAQIGGHPVTVPTYRPQGTPGYSYVPPHW, encoded by the exons ATGAATCCAGTCTACAGCCCCGTTCAGCCTGGCACCCCATATGGAAACCCTAAGAACATGGCCTTTACAG GCTATCCAGGAGGGTATCCTGCCGCAGCTCCCACCTATACACCCAACCTTTATCAAACAGGCAGTCCTGGGTATCCACCAG GATATACTTCAGCAGGCACCCCATACAAAGTTCCCCCCACTCAGTCAAATGGCGCTCCCCCTCCCTACACCCCGACCCCCACCCCATACCCAACAGCTATGTACCCCATCCGCAGTGCCTACCCTCAGCAGAACCTGTACGCACAG GGAGCATACTATACCCAGCCAGTGTATGCGGCTCAGCCACATGTGATCCATCACACCACCGTGGTGCAGCCTAACAGCATCCCCTCCACAGCCCTCTACCCTGCCCCCGTCCCTGTACCTGCTCCGCGCAACAATGGCATGGCTGCCATGGGGATGGTAGCTGGGACAACCATGGCCATGAGCGCAG GGACCTTGCTGACAACGCCCCAGCACGCCCAGATTGGAGGACACCCAGTTACTGTGCCAACCTACAGGCCCCAAGGGACACCTGGGTACAGCTACGTACCGCCTCACTGGTAG